The following are encoded together in the Robertmurraya sp. FSL R5-0851 genome:
- a CDS encoding transposase has product MGINSNLETKMRSPGDKIFKALEAKVRKLQMENEYLKKLIALNQTKEKSPNDENA; this is encoded by the coding sequence ATGGGAATAAACAGTAATCTAGAAACTAAAATGCGATCGCCTGGAGATAAGATTTTTAAAGCTTTAGAAGCTAAAGTAAGAAAGCTTCAAATGGAAAATGAGTATTTAAAAAAGTTAATAGCATTAAATCAAACCAAGGAAAAATCACCAAACGACGAAAATGCATAA